One stretch of Clavelina lepadiformis chromosome 6, kaClaLepa1.1, whole genome shotgun sequence DNA includes these proteins:
- the LOC143461674 gene encoding uncharacterized protein LOC143461674 isoform X3 yields MPTSRSTARIVLSSPKIRRRSHMDPPNFPPSSQPFSEHQSTPRNENQVVPISSEKIRLGADVDKNKEMEKSDLNRSLQSCNSCLNLKDSENLSPKPLSTYKSQYSSQQGMTHESTLSDVQTDALSPLGNSLRKHTNICDADITVNPVVCKISLPAFPSQPQEKNDDKQKSKKSQSWVHLGQVTHSLPGSTSSSPVSLIQKPTSQDNSPAKDLLNAIAMECSGEVSKQIKLDAHWESDFDRDSNCDSFSVNITTKLEDCFHLNGPASNDTGKTPCGAINQLSSSPCSSFSSVSSSLGELSNVEEIKSCNGSAYCKLTRLPGFDHVLRQLRTSVPLAPAYDNLSSVNSSLLAGLLECE; encoded by the exons CTTCTCCAAAAATTCGTCGGAGAAGTCACATGGATCCTCCAAATTTTCCACCTTCTAGTCAACCTTTTTCAG AGCATCAGTCTACTCCAAGAAATGAAAATCAAGTTGTCCCAATTTCATCTGAAAAGATAAGATTGGGTGCTGATGTCGATAAGAACAAGGAAATGGAGAAGTCAGATTTAAATAGAAGTTTACAATCTTGTAATTCGTGCCTCAACTTGAAGGATAGTGAAAACCTTTCTCCAAAACCACTGTCTACTTACAAGAGCCAATATTCTTCTCAGCAAGGGATGACACATGAAAGCACATTAAGTGATGTGCAAACTGATGCATTGTCACCGCTCGGAAATAGTTTAAGAAAACACACCAATATTTGTGATGCAGACATAACTGTAAATCCAGTTGTTTGTAAGATTTCTCTTCCAGCCTTTCCTTCTCAGCCGCAAGAAAAGAACgatgacaaacaaaaaagtaaaaagtcGCAGTCTTGGGTGCATTTGGGTCAAGTTACACATTCACTACCTGGCTCAACAAGTTCCTCTCCAGTGTCTTTAATTCAAAAGCCCACATCCCAAGACAATTCACCAGCCAAAGATTTGTTGAATGCCATCGCTATGGAATGCAGTGGAGAAGTGTCGAAACAGATCAAGCTTGATGCTCACTGGGAATCAGATTTTGATAGGGATTCTAACTGTGACAGTTTCAGTGTTAACATCACTACTAAACTTGAAGATTGCTTTCATTTGAACGGTCCAGCCTCGAATGACACAGGCAAGACTCCTTGTGGAGCAATAAATCAACTTTCTTCTTCCCCATGTTCATCATTTTCTTCAGTGAGCTCATCATTGGGGGAGTTGAGTAATGTAGAAGAAATTAAATCATGTAATGGTTCAGCATATTGCAAATTAACTCGACTTCCAGGATTTGATCATGTGTTAAGGCAACTCCGAACTTCTGTTCCTCTTGCTCCTGCGTATGATAATCTGTCTTCTGTGAATTCTTCCTTACTGGCAGGTCTGTTGGAATGTGAATGA
- the LOC143461674 gene encoding uncharacterized protein LOC143461674 isoform X2, whose protein sequence is MPTSRSTARIVLSSPKIRRRSHMDPPNFPPSSQPFSGMVLQLTEHQSTPRNENQVVPISSEKIRLGADVDKNKEMEKSDLNRSLQSCNSCLNLKDSENLSPKPLSTYKSQYSSQQGMTHESTLSDVQTDALSPLGNSLRKHTNICDADITVNPVVCKISLPAFPSQPQEKNDDKQKSKKSQSWVHLGQVTHSLPGSTSSSPVSLIQKPTSQDNSPAKDLLNAIAMECSGEVSKQIKLDAHWESDFDRDSNCDSFSVNITTKLEDCFHLNGPASNDTGKTPCGAINQLSSSPCSSFSSVSSSLGELSNVEEIKSCNGSAYCKLTRLPGFDHVLRQLRTSVPLAPAYDNLSSVNSSLLAGLLECE, encoded by the exons CTTCTCCAAAAATTCGTCGGAGAAGTCACATGGATCCTCCAAATTTTCCACCTTCTAGTCAACCTTTTTCAG GCATGGTACTGCAATTAACAGAGCATCAGTCTACTCCAAGAAATGAAAATCAAGTTGTCCCAATTTCATCTGAAAAGATAAGATTGGGTGCTGATGTCGATAAGAACAAGGAAATGGAGAAGTCAGATTTAAATAGAAGTTTACAATCTTGTAATTCGTGCCTCAACTTGAAGGATAGTGAAAACCTTTCTCCAAAACCACTGTCTACTTACAAGAGCCAATATTCTTCTCAGCAAGGGATGACACATGAAAGCACATTAAGTGATGTGCAAACTGATGCATTGTCACCGCTCGGAAATAGTTTAAGAAAACACACCAATATTTGTGATGCAGACATAACTGTAAATCCAGTTGTTTGTAAGATTTCTCTTCCAGCCTTTCCTTCTCAGCCGCAAGAAAAGAACgatgacaaacaaaaaagtaaaaagtcGCAGTCTTGGGTGCATTTGGGTCAAGTTACACATTCACTACCTGGCTCAACAAGTTCCTCTCCAGTGTCTTTAATTCAAAAGCCCACATCCCAAGACAATTCACCAGCCAAAGATTTGTTGAATGCCATCGCTATGGAATGCAGTGGAGAAGTGTCGAAACAGATCAAGCTTGATGCTCACTGGGAATCAGATTTTGATAGGGATTCTAACTGTGACAGTTTCAGTGTTAACATCACTACTAAACTTGAAGATTGCTTTCATTTGAACGGTCCAGCCTCGAATGACACAGGCAAGACTCCTTGTGGAGCAATAAATCAACTTTCTTCTTCCCCATGTTCATCATTTTCTTCAGTGAGCTCATCATTGGGGGAGTTGAGTAATGTAGAAGAAATTAAATCATGTAATGGTTCAGCATATTGCAAATTAACTCGACTTCCAGGATTTGATCATGTGTTAAGGCAACTCCGAACTTCTGTTCCTCTTGCTCCTGCGTATGATAATCTGTCTTCTGTGAATTCTTCCTTACTGGCAGGTCTGTTGGAATGTGAATGA
- the LOC143461674 gene encoding uncharacterized protein LOC143461674 isoform X1: protein MPTSRSTARIVLSSPKIRRRSHMDPPNFPPSSQPFSGHYDSENLYLSFFTLSKALSHSGMVLQLTEHQSTPRNENQVVPISSEKIRLGADVDKNKEMEKSDLNRSLQSCNSCLNLKDSENLSPKPLSTYKSQYSSQQGMTHESTLSDVQTDALSPLGNSLRKHTNICDADITVNPVVCKISLPAFPSQPQEKNDDKQKSKKSQSWVHLGQVTHSLPGSTSSSPVSLIQKPTSQDNSPAKDLLNAIAMECSGEVSKQIKLDAHWESDFDRDSNCDSFSVNITTKLEDCFHLNGPASNDTGKTPCGAINQLSSSPCSSFSSVSSSLGELSNVEEIKSCNGSAYCKLTRLPGFDHVLRQLRTSVPLAPAYDNLSSVNSSLLAGLLECE, encoded by the coding sequence CTTCTCCAAAAATTCGTCGGAGAAGTCACATGGATCCTCCAAATTTTCCACCTTCTAGTCAACCTTTTTCAGGTCATTATGATTCTGAGAATCTTTATCTTTCTTTCTTTACCTTATCCAAAGCGTTGTCTCACTCAGGCATGGTACTGCAATTAACAGAGCATCAGTCTACTCCAAGAAATGAAAATCAAGTTGTCCCAATTTCATCTGAAAAGATAAGATTGGGTGCTGATGTCGATAAGAACAAGGAAATGGAGAAGTCAGATTTAAATAGAAGTTTACAATCTTGTAATTCGTGCCTCAACTTGAAGGATAGTGAAAACCTTTCTCCAAAACCACTGTCTACTTACAAGAGCCAATATTCTTCTCAGCAAGGGATGACACATGAAAGCACATTAAGTGATGTGCAAACTGATGCATTGTCACCGCTCGGAAATAGTTTAAGAAAACACACCAATATTTGTGATGCAGACATAACTGTAAATCCAGTTGTTTGTAAGATTTCTCTTCCAGCCTTTCCTTCTCAGCCGCAAGAAAAGAACgatgacaaacaaaaaagtaaaaagtcGCAGTCTTGGGTGCATTTGGGTCAAGTTACACATTCACTACCTGGCTCAACAAGTTCCTCTCCAGTGTCTTTAATTCAAAAGCCCACATCCCAAGACAATTCACCAGCCAAAGATTTGTTGAATGCCATCGCTATGGAATGCAGTGGAGAAGTGTCGAAACAGATCAAGCTTGATGCTCACTGGGAATCAGATTTTGATAGGGATTCTAACTGTGACAGTTTCAGTGTTAACATCACTACTAAACTTGAAGATTGCTTTCATTTGAACGGTCCAGCCTCGAATGACACAGGCAAGACTCCTTGTGGAGCAATAAATCAACTTTCTTCTTCCCCATGTTCATCATTTTCTTCAGTGAGCTCATCATTGGGGGAGTTGAGTAATGTAGAAGAAATTAAATCATGTAATGGTTCAGCATATTGCAAATTAACTCGACTTCCAGGATTTGATCATGTGTTAAGGCAACTCCGAACTTCTGTTCCTCTTGCTCCTGCGTATGATAATCTGTCTTCTGTGAATTCTTCCTTACTGGCAGGTCTGTTGGAATGTGAATGA